One window from the genome of Aphelocoma coerulescens isolate FSJ_1873_10779 chromosome 19, UR_Acoe_1.0, whole genome shotgun sequence encodes:
- the SDF2 gene encoding stromal cell-derived factor 2, whose product MEAAAAAASAGGGAGERRPPGGRSGRASASCGMEAARRPPVLLPLLLPLLVAVLGAAGRGGPGPVTCGSVVKLLNVRHNVRLHSHDVRYGSGSGQQSVTGVSAADDGNSYWRVRGRTAAVCQRGTPVRCGQAIRLTHLGTGRNLHSHRFTSPLSGNQEVSAFGEAGEGDYLDDWTVVCSGTYWVRDDEVRFQHTSTDVFLSVTGEQYGRPIHGQKEVHGMATSSQNNYWKVMEGIFMQPSEAFQTEQYHAEL is encoded by the exons atggaggcggcggcggcggcggcgagcgCGGGGGGCGGAGCGGGCGAGCGGCGACCTCCCGGCGGGCGGAGCGGCCGCGCTTCCGCTTCCTGCGGGATGGAGGCGGCGCGGCGGCCGCCGGTGCTGCTCCCGCTGCTGCTCCCGCTGCTGGTGGCGGTGCTgggcgcggcggggcgcggcggccccgggcccgTCACCTGCGGCTCCGTGGTGAAGCTGCTCAACGTGCGGCACAACGTGCGGCTGCACTCGCACGATGTGCGCTACGGCTCCG GCAGCGGGCAGCAATCGGTGACCGGGGTGTCGGCGGCGGATGACGGGAACAGCTACTGGCGGGTGCGGGGCCGCACGGCCGCCGTGTGCCAGCGGGGCACGCCGGTGCGCTGCGGGCAGGCCATCCGCCTCACGCACCTGGGCACCGGCCGCAACCTGCACAGCCACCGCTTCACCTCGCCGCTCTCCGGGAACCAG GAGGTGAGTGCCTTCGGGGAGGCCGGCGAGGGTGACTACCTGGACGACTGGACAGTGGTGTGCAGTGGGACATACTGGGTGCGGGACGATGAGGTGCGCTTCCAGCACACCTCCACCGACGTCTTCCTCTCGGTGACCGGGGAGCAGTACGGGCGGCCCATCCACGGGCAGAAGGAGGTGCATGGCATGGCCACGTCCAGCCAGAATAACTACTGGAAGGTGATGGAAGGCATCTTCATGCAGCCCAGCGAGGCCTTCCAAACGGAGCAGTACCACGCCGAGTTGTGA